One genomic window of Monodelphis domestica isolate mMonDom1 chromosome 1, mMonDom1.pri, whole genome shotgun sequence includes the following:
- the HAUS4 gene encoding HAUS augmin-like complex subunit 4 has translation MASGDFCLPGEGMELLQQVCSKQLPPCNLTEEDLLQNPHFSKLLLNLSQYMDESGLSTTLAEKQAEAWKEVRLQKTAWLRSEILQRLIQEMLVDYYVKTQDTNLTPEDKKFHESLEQRLLVTELTRLLDPSQEKEMSPLLGLEKSDLLELMPPSEDFVKMRACLQPKIEEQLKKKCFTLLCYHDPSSDSYSETLKAAKVWQLAEVLTSEKQEHQEAKKQQKEQTVLLEKQSSTYSQVLLRCLTLLQRLLQEHRLKTQSELDQINAQYLEIKCSAMILKLRMEELQVLSDTYPAEKVEVHRLIRDSLEGAIRLQEQDMEKSRQVLNTYEVLGEEFDKLVKEYTHLKQATENKRWALQEFNKSCH, from the exons ATGGCATCAGGAGATTTCTGCTTACCTGGAGAGGGTATGGAATTACTCCAGCAAG TATGCAGCAAACAGCTGCCACCCTGTAACCTGACTGAAGAGGACCTCTTGCAGAACCCCCATTTTAGCAAACTTCTACTCAATCTCTCTCAGTACATGGATGAGAGTGGTTTAAGCACCACCCTTGCAGAAAAGCAAGCTGAG GCATGGAAGGAGGTCCGGCTGCAAAAGACTGCATGGTTGAGGTCAGAGATTCTTCAGAGACTTATACAGGAAATGCTTGTGGACTACTATGTAAAGACACAGGACACAAATCTGACCCCAGAGGATAAGAAG TTTCATGAATCCCTTGAACAAAGGTTACTTGTGACTGAACTGACTCGACTTTTGGATCCAAGTCAAGAGAAAGAGATGTCACCTTTGCTGGGCCTGGAAAAGTCAGACTTGCTGGAATTGATGCCCCCTTCAGAG GATTTTGTGAAAATGAGGGCATGTCTCCAGCCGAAGATTGAGGAACAACTCAAGAAGAAGTGTTTCACTCTGCTCTGCTACCATGATCCCAGCTCTG aTTCTTATAGTGAAACATTGAAAGCAGCAAAGGTATGGCAACTGGCAGAAGTGCTGACAAGTGAGAAACAGGAACACCAGGAAGCTAAGAAACAGCAGAAAGAACAGACAGTGCTCCTTGAAAAGCAGAGTTCCACCTATTCCCAG GTACTTCTCCGTTGTCTTACACTGCTACAAAGGCTTCTTCAGGAACACCGTTTGAAAACACAATCAGAGTTAGATCAGATTAATGCCCAGTACTTGGAGATCAAATGTAGTGCCATGATTCTGAAGCTAAG AATGGAGGAGCTACAGGTTTTGTCAGACACTTACCCAGCTGAGAAGGTGGAAGTTCACCGCCTCATTAG GGATAGTCTGGAGGGGGCCATTCGCCTACAAGAGCAAGACATGGAGAAATCACGCCAAGTCTTGAACACTTATGAGGTGTTGGGTGAGGAGTTTGACAAGCTGGTGAAGGAGTACACCCATTTGAAGCAGGCAACTGAAAACAAACGATGGGCTCTTCAGGAGTTTAATAAGTCTTGCCATTGA